A genomic region of Ficedula albicollis isolate OC2 chromosome 12, FicAlb1.5, whole genome shotgun sequence contains the following coding sequences:
- the LOC101809348 gene encoding translation initiation factor IF-2-like encodes MGPLGAHRTQQLGQAETPGEGAASGRESRHSGGGGTARYGTVRHGTGSLRVAQSTADTHTVTMFRGSAPGIALTAGNGAQPRSALGLCTPRPPGLSSRLPQLGLGARPGGGAARPRAWQARRQGGRCAGAANWPRRGSRSRVRFTHCTSIYSARSGGAGSPREAPQALHLSPAGRGGGCCPRHPRPTATAAGLPPALGTGRAPGEGSATKRGLPEAAGSSITSA; translated from the coding sequence AAACACCTGGTGAGGGGGCAGCTTCTGGGAGGGAGTCACGACACAGCGGCGGGGGTGGTACGGCACGGTACGGCACGGTACGGCACGGTACGGGGTCACTACgggtggcacagagcacagcagacaCACACACCGTCACAATGTTCAGAGGGAGCGCACCCGGCATCGCACTTACCGCTGGAAACGGCGCCCAGCCGCGCTCGGCCCTCGGTCTTTGCACCCCCCGTCCCCCCGGCCTGTCCAGCAGATTGCCACAACTCGGGCTGGGGGCCCGGCCCGGCGGGGGGGCTGCGCGCCCCCGGGCCTGGCAGGCACGAAGGCAAGGTGGCAGATGTGCTGGGGCGGCGAACTGGCCCCGGCGGGGGTCTCGGTCCCGCGTGCGATTTACACACTGTACAAGTATTTACAGCGCTCGGAGTGGCGGGGCCGGCAGCCCGCGGGAGGCACCCCAGGCTCTGCACTTGTCACCTGCGGGGAGAGGCGGTGGCTGCTGCCCCCGGCATCCCCgtcccacagccacagccgCCGGCCTGCCCCCAGCCTTGGGCACCGGCAGAGCTCCCGGCGAAGGATCTGCCACAAAGCGTGGGCTTCCCGAGGCAGCCGGGTCCTCGATCACAAGTGCATAA